A genomic segment from [Flavobacterium] thermophilum encodes:
- the yvyC gene encoding flagellar protein FlaG produces MTIERVSSSFLSYEPMRSEQVHPTVERAAAQLQEAEATAFSLSQPLSGETLEKVVNGLNELVQPSHTSVRFELHKELNEYYVQVIDEKTHEVIREIPPKKLLDTYAAMMEFVGLLVDRKI; encoded by the coding sequence ATGACGATTGAACGGGTGTCTTCTTCTTTCCTTTCATATGAACCGATGCGAAGCGAACAGGTGCATCCAACCGTCGAACGTGCGGCGGCGCAACTTCAAGAAGCGGAGGCCACTGCTTTTTCCCTTTCCCAGCCGCTTTCAGGAGAAACTTTAGAGAAAGTAGTCAACGGCCTGAATGAGCTGGTGCAGCCGAGCCATACGTCGGTTCGGTTTGAGCTGCATAAGGAGCTGAATGAGTACTACGTGCAAGTAATCGATGAAAAGACGCATGAGGTGATCCGCGAAATTCCGCCGAAGAAGCTGCTGGATACGTATGCGGCGATGATGGAGTTTGTCGGATTGTTGGTGGATCGAAAAATTTAA
- the fliS_1 gene encoding Flagellar protein fliS translates to MATNNPYQHYQANAVQTASPGELTLMLYNGCLKFIKLARQAIEKGDIAARNENLIKAQNIILELMKTLKMEYEVAKSMMTMYDYIYRRLVEANVKSDAAILDEVEGYVVEFRDTWKQVIQLHRQRQYAEGGQA, encoded by the coding sequence ATGGCAACGAACAATCCGTATCAACACTACCAAGCGAACGCTGTGCAGACGGCGTCGCCCGGTGAACTGACGTTGATGCTGTATAACGGGTGCTTGAAGTTTATCAAGCTCGCGCGCCAGGCGATCGAGAAAGGGGACATTGCGGCGCGCAATGAGAACTTGATTAAGGCGCAAAACATCATTTTGGAACTGATGAAGACATTGAAGATGGAGTATGAGGTTGCGAAGTCGATGATGACGATGTATGACTACATCTACCGCCGCCTGGTCGAGGCGAATGTGAAAAGCGATGCGGCGATTTTGGACGAGGTGGAAGGGTATGTCGTCGAGTTTCGCGATACGTGGAAACAAGTGATTCAGCTCCATCGGCAGCGCCAATACGCGGAAGGCGGGCAGGCGTAA
- the fliD gene encoding Flagellar cap protein, translating into MAGNLRISGLASGMDIDQIVKDLMKAERMPLDKLQQKKQLLEWQRDDYRAMNTLLQGLDDYLFSNITLQSNMLKKTVSSSNESVVTATAGSSAANVAAAIQVNQVATSAVWLSDAAVRVDSVAADVTLTINVTNGDGTTKQVAITVKKGTTLDGVIAQLNSNLDLGVSAFYDEQTGRVSIMKKDTGAQASLVLADQATVDFFTQLGFTNTAAGQELTGKTAGKDAQVTINGLTTTRSSNTFTINGVTYTVKGTGTATVSVATDADAMFNAIKGFVDKYNETIAKINAELKEERYRDYPPLTDEQKEAMTEKQIELWEEKARSGMLRGDSILSSALSKMRMNVYTKVEGANIPSGFSQLTQIGITTSSNYLDGGKLIIDETKLREKIKENPDAVYQLFNQDGATEAEKGIARRLRDTIKETIGKIEQKAGKTVWTNQQFAIGRDLIQINDQIDRFQDRLKQIEDRYYRQFTAMEEAIQRANQQSMYLMNAFGGMQR; encoded by the coding sequence GTGGCAGGGAATTTGCGCATCAGCGGTTTGGCGAGCGGGATGGATATTGATCAAATCGTCAAAGATTTGATGAAAGCAGAGCGGATGCCGCTGGATAAGCTCCAGCAAAAAAAGCAGCTGCTCGAGTGGCAGCGCGATGATTACCGGGCGATGAACACGCTGCTTCAGGGGCTTGACGACTACTTGTTTTCCAACATCACGCTCCAAAGCAACATGCTCAAAAAAACTGTCTCGAGTTCGAACGAATCGGTCGTCACAGCGACGGCGGGATCGAGTGCGGCGAACGTGGCGGCGGCGATTCAAGTCAATCAAGTGGCCACATCGGCCGTCTGGCTGTCGGATGCCGCCGTGAGAGTGGACTCCGTTGCCGCTGATGTGACGCTGACGATCAACGTGACAAACGGGGATGGGACGACGAAGCAGGTGGCGATCACGGTGAAGAAAGGAACGACGCTCGATGGGGTGATCGCCCAACTCAACAGCAACCTAGATCTTGGCGTCAGCGCGTTTTACGACGAGCAGACCGGGCGGGTTTCAATCATGAAAAAAGACACGGGGGCGCAGGCGAGTCTAGTGCTCGCCGATCAGGCGACAGTGGACTTTTTTACGCAACTAGGGTTTACGAATACTGCAGCGGGACAGGAGCTGACGGGAAAAACGGCGGGTAAAGACGCGCAAGTGACGATTAATGGCCTAACGACGACCCGCTCGTCGAATACATTTACGATCAACGGTGTGACGTATACGGTGAAAGGGACGGGCACGGCGACAGTGTCGGTGGCGACGGATGCGGACGCGATGTTTAACGCCATTAAAGGGTTTGTTGACAAATACAACGAAACGATCGCCAAAATCAACGCCGAGCTGAAAGAGGAGCGCTATCGCGACTATCCGCCGCTGACGGACGAACAGAAAGAGGCGATGACGGAGAAACAAATTGAGCTGTGGGAAGAAAAGGCGCGGAGCGGGATGCTTCGCGGCGATTCGATTTTGTCAAGCGCCCTAAGCAAAATGCGGATGAATGTGTACACGAAAGTGGAAGGGGCGAACATCCCAAGCGGGTTCTCGCAGCTCACGCAAATCGGGATTACGACGTCGTCGAATTACCTTGACGGCGGGAAATTGATCATTGACGAAACGAAGCTGCGGGAGAAAATCAAGGAAAATCCGGATGCCGTCTATCAGTTGTTTAACCAAGACGGTGCGACGGAGGCGGAGAAAGGCATCGCCCGCCGCCTGCGCGATACGATCAAGGAAACGATCGGGAAAATCGAGCAAAAGGCGGGGAAAACCGTTTGGACAAACCAACAGTTTGCGATCGGGCGCGATTTAATCCAGATCAATGACCAAATTGACCGGTTTCAAGATCGGCTGAAACAGATTGAAGACCGCTACTACCGCCAATTCACAGCGATGGAAGAGGCGATTCAGCGCGCCAACCAGCAAAGCATGTATTTGATGAATGCCTTTGGCGGCATGCAAAGATAA